In Spirosoma aureum, a single genomic region encodes these proteins:
- a CDS encoding RNA polymerase sigma factor: MKKKRSADNQIIDTFQTSYSDNSFEVLYNQYAHKVYRTCLAMTNDSADAQDYTQDIFIKVFAKLNSFQNRSSFSTWLYAISYHYCLDRLRLNKQLKTEPLSYDLSDTLSDEELIDGIPGIRLKEVVERRIQAQELALMKLPDEELTLLRLKYEQGLSIRDLSEHYKLSESAVKMRLKRTRDKLQAIQTGIDY; the protein is encoded by the coding sequence ATGAAAAAAAAACGTTCAGCCGACAACCAGATAATCGATACGTTTCAGACCAGTTATTCTGACAACAGCTTTGAAGTACTCTATAATCAATATGCCCATAAAGTGTATCGGACCTGCCTGGCTATGACTAATGATTCTGCCGACGCTCAGGACTATACTCAGGACATCTTCATCAAGGTATTTGCCAAGTTGAACTCCTTCCAGAACCGCTCCTCGTTTTCTACCTGGCTGTACGCCATTTCATACCATTATTGTCTGGATCGGCTTCGGTTAAACAAGCAGCTTAAAACCGAGCCCTTGTCCTATGATTTATCGGATACGCTATCGGACGAGGAGCTGATTGATGGCATACCAGGTATACGCCTGAAGGAGGTGGTTGAACGGCGGATACAAGCTCAGGAACTGGCCCTTATGAAATTACCCGACGAGGAGCTAACCTTACTTCGACTTAAGTATGAACAGGGCTTATCAATTCGAGACCTCAGCGAACACTACAAATTGTCGGAAAGTGCGGTAAAGATGCGTCTGAAGAGAACGCGTGATAAACTACAGGCAATACAGACTGGTATAGATTACTAA
- a CDS encoding hybrid sensor histidine kinase/response regulator transcription factor, with product MRVLYFLILLLPGVLPAQHNGWQELTISDGLSQGMIFDLKQDQKGFIWVATKDGLNRFDGYNFKVFTHDPYNEYSLSDNNCSTMLVDSRGRLWVGTLNQGLNLLDTRTQRFYHLDIRDQSSSNAGNYAINWLFEDPQGAIWVIAEETKLIKISLAASLKNSFPNHANFADQVQLTQIPTDEKKTGGLGQISFRPDGQAMLVCNTGLLSFNWQYPQKGSTFTLFTDEFLGAYTVYTNINQDALFGLKDNKILYRHHGRLKTIYLPKNEDAVIREINPKKMSIAQGGLLWLISPDDLMEQDSLTAHNAFTALPGNLYAITTLLEDQTGNIWLGTSGYGLRKFNPKIKQFHSLLPAKTLSYLYADRKGRVYVRHEFVYELLDRANNRTHSFLPDRLPPVDKRQRYMMQDHRGTFWVSNTNFQTHEMYLFKFSADWQLLKKYPLPPNTSFGFYNNQTVEDKFGKLWIGAINGKLLQFDPQTEKFQIFSYQSLLPQKGAEIETYTLYFDQDGTLWIGTQQGLVRADHPQTRPVFSLYKNSQTNRRSLSNDFVLSLLNDPNQPARYLWVGTKGSGLDRLDKQTGYVDHITEKQGLPNKVVYGILADEFRNLWLSTNRGLAQFNPKTKTFRNFTKADGLQDDEFNTGSFFKSQSGELMFGGIHGLTTFRAADMVRANGPTSRAHLIGLKVNNETVDVGSSDGILTEGIEYRQQLDLSHTQNLITFEFGLMDFANSAKNQYRYRLNGIDQGWVSAGTNRFANYAQLPPGNYTFRMMGSVDGEVWSKPIELQVRIHPPFYQTWWAYLLYAIIIAVVGWQLYRVQTQRLLLEQQVVFEKKEANRLAELDSLKTEFFTNISHEFRTPLTLILGPLDNLKKQFPHHPELMLMERNGHRLMTLINQLLDLGKLEAGELKPELEPGDIAAFFRMIAGSFSSLAESRGIAFSFDQNQATWWARFDRDKLEKIVTNLLSNAFKFTPAGNNVSMDLHYPGEGAVSQLLVTIQDTGIGIPPEHVPNIFNRFYQVDGKLNRTYEGTGIGLALVNELVRVLNGTIDVVSAEGLGTTFTVALPLMTIDRTPTSWTELALSAPIASVSIPAETGNLDPSAPGTANILLIIDDNADIRSYVRSIFEQDYQIIEAIDGQDGLEKATTTLPDIVICDLMMPRLDGFGFCEALKMQPATSHIPVIMLTAKATVEDRIAGFKLGADDYLTKPFNRSEIQVRVRNLIGQRERLYQWFSSSQPTPDSQINIPAPLTAEQQFIDRLTALVIPQIDNTGFTVEELADAANLSRVQLHRKLKALTNKPATSFIRDIRLARAAELLTEGQQNVTQVAYSVGFDNLSYFAKVFQERYGVLPSQYGKPTSTLG from the coding sequence ATGCGGGTCCTCTACTTTCTGATTTTACTTCTTCCTGGTGTACTCCCTGCCCAGCACAACGGCTGGCAGGAATTAACTATTTCCGATGGTCTGTCGCAGGGGATGATTTTCGATTTAAAACAGGATCAGAAGGGATTTATCTGGGTAGCTACCAAAGATGGACTAAACCGCTTCGATGGGTATAACTTCAAGGTATTTACCCACGACCCCTATAACGAATACAGCCTTTCGGATAACAACTGCTCAACGATGCTGGTCGATAGCCGGGGGAGGCTGTGGGTGGGTACACTCAATCAGGGACTGAATCTCTTGGATACACGCACCCAGCGGTTTTATCATCTCGATATTCGTGATCAGTCGTCTTCCAATGCAGGAAATTATGCCATTAACTGGCTGTTCGAAGATCCACAGGGTGCTATCTGGGTGATTGCGGAGGAGACTAAATTGATAAAAATCAGTTTAGCTGCTTCGCTTAAAAACAGCTTTCCCAATCACGCTAATTTTGCTGATCAGGTTCAACTCACACAAATTCCGACTGATGAGAAGAAGACTGGTGGCCTTGGGCAAATTAGTTTCCGGCCCGACGGTCAGGCTATGTTGGTATGCAATACGGGTTTACTGTCATTTAACTGGCAATATCCTCAGAAAGGAAGTACGTTCACTCTTTTTACGGATGAATTCCTGGGGGCCTATACTGTATACACGAATATAAATCAGGATGCGTTGTTTGGCCTTAAAGACAACAAAATCCTCTATCGTCATCATGGCAGGCTGAAAACTATTTATCTGCCAAAAAATGAGGATGCCGTCATTAGAGAGATCAATCCGAAAAAAATGTCTATTGCTCAGGGTGGGCTCTTGTGGTTGATTTCGCCTGACGATCTCATGGAGCAGGACAGCCTGACGGCACATAATGCGTTTACCGCCCTGCCCGGCAATCTCTATGCCATTACTACGCTGCTCGAAGATCAGACGGGCAATATCTGGCTGGGAACAAGTGGCTATGGTCTTCGAAAATTCAACCCCAAAATAAAACAGTTCCATTCGTTACTGCCTGCTAAAACCCTTTCTTATCTGTATGCCGACCGGAAGGGCCGGGTTTATGTACGGCATGAGTTTGTGTATGAACTTCTTGATCGGGCTAATAACCGGACACACTCTTTCCTGCCTGATAGGTTGCCGCCCGTTGATAAACGGCAACGCTATATGATGCAGGATCATCGGGGTACGTTCTGGGTATCGAACACGAACTTCCAGACGCACGAAATGTATCTGTTTAAGTTTAGTGCCGATTGGCAACTCCTCAAAAAATATCCTCTGCCCCCCAATACATCATTTGGTTTCTACAACAACCAGACCGTTGAAGATAAATTCGGTAAGCTGTGGATTGGAGCCATCAATGGCAAACTGCTTCAATTCGATCCCCAGACTGAAAAATTTCAGATTTTTTCGTATCAATCCCTGTTGCCGCAGAAAGGAGCCGAAATAGAAACCTATACGCTCTACTTCGATCAGGACGGTACGCTCTGGATCGGTACCCAGCAGGGGCTGGTACGGGCCGATCACCCGCAGACAAGGCCGGTTTTTTCGCTCTATAAAAATAGCCAGACGAACCGTCGGAGTTTGAGCAACGATTTTGTGTTAAGCCTGCTTAACGACCCAAACCAGCCAGCCCGCTACCTCTGGGTGGGCACCAAAGGCAGCGGGCTGGATCGCCTGGATAAACAGACGGGCTACGTCGATCATATCACTGAAAAACAAGGACTGCCCAATAAAGTAGTGTATGGAATACTGGCGGATGAGTTCAGGAATCTCTGGCTAAGTACCAACCGGGGCTTAGCACAGTTCAACCCAAAAACTAAAACGTTTCGCAACTTCACCAAAGCCGACGGCCTACAGGATGATGAGTTCAATACGGGTTCCTTTTTCAAAAGCCAATCGGGTGAGTTGATGTTCGGGGGCATACATGGCTTAACGACGTTTCGGGCCGCCGACATGGTTCGGGCCAATGGCCCAACTTCACGAGCACATTTGATTGGTTTGAAAGTCAACAATGAAACCGTTGACGTGGGCAGCTCCGATGGGATACTGACCGAAGGGATTGAGTACAGGCAACAGCTTGATCTGTCACACACCCAGAACCTGATTACGTTCGAATTCGGGCTGATGGACTTTGCAAACTCAGCCAAAAATCAATATCGCTACCGGCTTAATGGAATTGATCAGGGTTGGGTATCGGCGGGTACCAACCGCTTTGCTAACTATGCTCAATTGCCACCAGGGAACTACACTTTTCGGATGATGGGTTCGGTTGATGGTGAAGTCTGGAGCAAACCTATCGAGCTTCAGGTACGAATTCATCCGCCATTTTATCAAACCTGGTGGGCTTATTTGCTTTATGCGATAATAATCGCGGTGGTGGGCTGGCAGCTTTACCGGGTTCAGACCCAGCGACTATTACTTGAGCAACAAGTTGTTTTTGAGAAAAAGGAAGCGAATCGGTTAGCAGAGCTTGATAGTCTGAAAACCGAGTTTTTTACCAATATCTCTCACGAATTCCGTACACCCCTAACCCTGATTTTAGGTCCACTGGACAACCTGAAAAAACAATTTCCCCATCATCCTGAACTGATGCTGATGGAGCGAAACGGCCATCGGCTGATGACCCTGATCAATCAACTGCTCGATCTGGGGAAACTGGAAGCGGGGGAATTAAAGCCCGAATTGGAGCCGGGTGATATAGCTGCTTTTTTTCGAATGATAGCTGGTTCATTCAGCTCCTTAGCCGAAAGCCGGGGAATTGCGTTTTCATTCGATCAAAATCAAGCGACGTGGTGGGCTCGTTTTGACCGGGATAAACTGGAAAAAATAGTGACGAACCTGCTTTCCAACGCCTTTAAATTTACCCCGGCTGGCAACAACGTCAGCATGGACCTGCATTATCCTGGCGAAGGGGCTGTGAGTCAATTGCTGGTAACGATTCAGGATACCGGTATTGGCATTCCGCCCGAACATGTGCCTAATATTTTCAACCGATTTTATCAGGTCGATGGCAAGCTAAATCGTACGTACGAAGGCACCGGTATTGGGCTGGCACTGGTCAATGAACTGGTCAGGGTGCTGAATGGTACGATCGACGTTGTCAGCGCTGAAGGGCTTGGTACTACCTTTACGGTTGCACTGCCGCTGATGACGATCGATAGGACGCCGACATCCTGGACTGAACTCGCTCTGTCAGCTCCTATTGCATCCGTATCCATACCAGCGGAAACCGGGAATCTGGACCCCTCCGCGCCTGGAACTGCTAACATTCTGCTGATCATCGACGATAACGCAGACATCCGGTCGTATGTACGTAGCATTTTTGAGCAGGATTATCAGATCATAGAAGCCATTGATGGACAGGACGGCCTCGAAAAAGCGACCACTACACTGCCTGACATTGTTATCTGCGACCTGATGATGCCCCGGCTCGATGGATTTGGCTTCTGTGAAGCCCTGAAAATGCAGCCAGCTACCAGTCATATTCCTGTGATCATGCTGACGGCCAAAGCTACTGTCGAAGACCGAATTGCAGGCTTTAAACTAGGAGCCGATGACTACCTGACCAAGCCATTCAACCGGTCTGAAATTCAGGTCAGAGTACGCAATCTGATCGGGCAGCGCGAACGCCTGTACCAATGGTTTTCTTCGAGCCAGCCCACTCCGGATAGCCAGATAAACATTCCGGCTCCATTAACGGCTGAACAGCAGTTTATCGACCGGCTGACGGCGCTTGTTATTCCGCAAATAGATAATACCGGATTTACCGTTGAGGAACTGGCCGATGCAGCCAATCTAAGCCGGGTGCAACTTCACCGTAAACTCAAAGCGTTAACCAACAAACCTGCTACCTCCTTTATCCGGGATATCCGGCTTGCCAGAGCCGCCGAACTACTGACCGAAGGCCAACAGAACGTAACCCAGGTTGCTTATTCAGTTGGTTTCGACAATCTGTCTTACTTTGCCAAAGTGTTTCAGGAGCGTTATGGCGTGTTGCCTTCCCAATATGGCAAGCCCACATCAACGTTGGGTTAA
- a CDS encoding putative Ig domain-containing protein, which translates to MVSSLSSQTATAGTYFTYVIPEGTFTDTETPLSLRLSASGLPAGLGFVGATLSGIPSTTVGSPFTVSITATDPGGLSVSTPLLLTVLPATTTPPPTQPFAITGVTTISCTPVADRININFAPRYAGLTGQSIAFEVVNELAPTTDPAPYSLTLYRDNPVLSLKATQTGSVEVASFSYNWLAACASAGQDNTPPRLNSPVGNQTAVVGQGYSLNLANTFADQETPNQITLVASGLPAGLSLVGTQLSGTPNGSGVSTVVLTATDPGSLSASTSFDLTVLPAVVGPLTVNLTATPSQLVTSGSTTLTASVSGGTGPYSYVFTGPGSINPGGNSATVSGLSAGVQTFRVVVSDATSPVSQTVAGTVSVTVSEPSNPPSGFSITGVNTVSCEVLSVGQRRLSFTPIYAGVSGQPISFSVVNELPATTNAGPYSLNLYTDNPSITLKATQSGSAGEASYVYNWLAVCSTGARVGVEAVAPLVVEVLGNPVVSDRADVLIKGSGNQEVKLRVVDGQGNVVSERTVGSSELSQPQAVELGQPAGQYILQVSTPAQRQTVKILKR; encoded by the coding sequence GTGGTAAGTAGCCTCAGCAGCCAGACGGCCACGGCGGGCACCTATTTCACCTATGTGATTCCTGAAGGCACCTTCACCGACACCGAGACCCCCCTAAGTCTGCGTCTGTCGGCCAGTGGGTTGCCAGCAGGCCTGGGTTTTGTGGGAGCCACCCTGAGTGGAATACCCTCCACGACCGTAGGCTCTCCCTTCACGGTGAGTATTACGGCGACCGATCCGGGTGGACTCTCGGTGAGCACGCCGTTGTTACTTACGGTGCTGCCGGCCACGACGACTCCACCGCCGACTCAGCCTTTCGCTATTACGGGGGTAACTACGATCAGTTGTACACCGGTAGCGGACCGGATCAACATCAACTTTGCCCCTCGGTATGCCGGATTGACCGGTCAGTCGATTGCCTTTGAGGTGGTCAATGAACTGGCTCCCACGACCGATCCGGCTCCCTACTCGCTGACCTTATACCGGGACAATCCGGTGCTGAGCTTAAAAGCGACGCAAACAGGCAGTGTGGAGGTGGCTAGTTTCAGCTACAACTGGTTAGCGGCCTGTGCCAGTGCAGGCCAGGACAACACGCCCCCTCGCCTGAACAGTCCGGTGGGTAATCAGACGGCAGTCGTGGGTCAGGGGTATAGTCTGAATCTGGCTAATACCTTTGCCGATCAGGAAACGCCGAATCAGATCACACTGGTGGCCAGTGGCCTGCCGGCAGGGCTGAGTCTGGTGGGTACCCAGCTATCGGGTACGCCGAACGGGAGTGGAGTCTCGACGGTGGTGCTGACGGCGACCGATCCGGGCAGCCTGAGCGCGAGTACGAGTTTTGACCTGACCGTCTTACCGGCGGTGGTGGGTCCGCTGACGGTGAATCTGACAGCGACTCCAAGCCAGCTAGTGACGAGTGGATCAACGACGTTGACCGCGAGTGTATCGGGTGGGACGGGTCCATACAGTTATGTGTTTACGGGTCCGGGTAGTATCAATCCTGGCGGGAATTCCGCGACGGTGTCGGGATTGAGTGCGGGTGTACAGACCTTTAGGGTGGTGGTGAGTGATGCCACATCGCCGGTGTCGCAGACGGTGGCAGGCACGGTGAGTGTAACGGTAAGCGAACCGAGCAACCCGCCATCCGGATTCAGCATCACAGGTGTGAACACGGTGAGTTGTGAGGTGCTGAGTGTGGGTCAGCGTCGATTGAGCTTTACGCCGATATATGCAGGGGTGAGCGGTCAGCCGATCAGTTTCTCGGTGGTCAATGAGTTGCCGGCGACGACCAACGCGGGTCCCTACAGTCTGAATCTGTATACCGACAATCCAAGCATCACCCTGAAAGCGACCCAGAGTGGGAGTGCCGGTGAAGCAAGCTATGTCTACAACTGGCTGGCGGTGTGCTCTACGGGTGCACGGGTAGGGGTTGAGGCTGTAGCGCCATTGGTTGTAGAGGTGCTGGGCAACCCGGTGGTAAGCGACCGTGCAGATGTTCTGATCAAGGGTTCTGGTAACCAGGAGGTTAAACTTCGGGTCGTGGATGGCCAGGGGAATGTGGTCAGCGAGCGAACAGTCGGTTCAAGCGAGTTGTCTCAGCCTCAGGCAGTGGAGTTAGGTCAGCCCGCGGGTCAATACATCCTACAGGTTAGTACACCTGCTCAGCGTCAGACGGTTAAGATTCTCAAACGGTAA